The genomic segment ACGTTTAACGCCATATTATGTTCCGCCAGACGATTTTCCAGCATCAGCCGCACAATTGATGGCCGTTGCAGGGCGATAAAGTCTTCCATTAGCAGCCGTGCCCAGGGCAGCTGTGCGGGCATGGTAGCCGAGAGGGTGGAATTCGGCGGCAGTACGGCGACAAATTCGTCGTTGAACAGGGGCATAAAACCCAGATCCGAGGCGCCGTCCGGACTGAGCGAGACGCCCACTTCGATACGGCCGGAACGCACCATACTGACGACCTGTTCGGCCACCACGTCATGCACTTCGACCCGGACATCAGGGAAACGCTGACGATAAACCTTGAGTGCCTGGGGCAACAGGCTGGCGGCAAAAGAGGGCATTGCCGCAATCGCCACCTGGCCCAGCTTGAGGGCAAAACGTTTTTGCAGTTGTTCCTCGGCATTGTCCCAATCGGCCATCAGACGGCGGGCGATGGGGAGTAGCGCCTGCCCTTCCGGGGTTAATGCCACCGATCGGGTGGTACGGCTGAGCAAGCGTCCGCCAAGTGTATCTTCCAAATTTTTGATCGCCAGACTGAGTGCCGGTTGGGACAGGTGCACCTGGGTGCTGGCTTCGGCAAAGCTGAGGGTACGGGCGACAGCCAGAAAGGCACGCAGCTGTTTTGCGGTCATGGGGTATCTCCGACGGAATACCGCCATCATAACCGTCGGAGACGCGCTGTCGCTATCACTCGATAGGCGGACGTCAGCGAGTGGTATCACAACCCGGAAACCCGGTGTACTGCTGGTTATCGAATAATATGCTGTTCAAACCAGGCCGCCAGTCGCAACAACGCATCATCTTCCCTGGCTCGCCCGATCAACTGCAAACCCAGTGGCAATCCATCACGATCGACTTCGCCTGGCAGGGTAATGACCGGCAAGCCCATGGCCTGCCAGGGACGGCTCATATGCGGTGCACCGGTTTTTTCCAGACCTTGTGGTGCAACGCCGGGAGCCGCTGGAGCCAGGATGGCATCAACCTGATCATGTTGCGACCAAAGCCAGTCGCGGGTGGAGTCCGCCGCACTCAGTGAGGTCAGGTAATCTGCACGCGGCATTGTTAAACCATCGTTCATCAACGCCTGTAATGGCTCGCTGAGCAACTCCGGTTGTTGCGATTCGATAACAAGGTTACGGCATACTTCCCACGCCATGATACGGCCATGATGAGTCACCATCTGTTGCAGGCGCGTACCGGCATCGAGCCAGATGACGTCAACACCGGCCTGTTGCAGACGCTCAGCAACCTGTTGCAGTGCCGTATTCATATCGATAGCGGTGTCCCCCACGTTTTCCCCGGCACACAACAGCATACGACGAGGCTTGAGTGCAGGCTGTGGAGCCAGTGCCGACTGCCGTAGCAATACGGCTCGCAGTAACTGGATATCTTCCACCTGGCGGGCAAACAGTCCCAATGAATCCAGCGATTGTGCCAGCGGCTGGCCGCCACGCAACGAGAACTCTCCCCGACTGCCAACATACCCGACCGAGCCACAGTAGGCTGCTGGCCGGATCACTGAGGCAGCGGTCTGGGATCCCAGGGCAACTGGTACCATGGCATCGGCCACGGCGGCGGCGGAACCACTCGATGAGCCACCGGGGGTGCGGGCCAGGTCGTGTGGATTGCGGGTTTTTCCGGGCCGAAAGTAGGCAAATTCCGTCGTCACTGTTTTGCCCAGTACGATGCCACCCGCCGCACGAATCAGGGCAACACAGGTGGCGTCTTCAATGGGTTGCCTGCCCTGATGAATGGGCGAACCCATGGCGGTTGGCATATCGGCGGTATCAATGATGTCTTTGATGCCGACTGGCAGCCCCTTGAGCAGGCTCTGCTGATAAAAGTCCTGTCGCGCTTGATAATTGTGCAGGTAGCCCGTTCGGGACAAACGAACTTGCCAGGCTCCCACGTCGGGTTCGCGGGTTTCGATACGATCGAAGCAGGCATTGATCACGTCGATGGCGCTGCATTCCCCTGCTTCTATGCGGCGTAATGTTGCCGCCAAACCGGCTGAATTCAGGGAATCGGTCTCGTTCATCAATGCTCCACCTCTGGCGTTTAATCAGGTTGGTTGAGCTATGGTACAACGCCAAATAAAAATTATTCAATTGAATATTCAAGTATTTGATCAGATCGATAACTGAAAGATCAGCGGTATGACGGCGGAGTCTCGAATCGGATTAAAGAGTCCGTCAGGAGTGCGGGGCACTGGCCTGCAAGACGTTGTTCAACCACCAATCGTTAACAACCAACCTGTTAACAACCAACCGCTCGTGCACACCAGTGGCATGCACGGTTGGTATCCGGCCCAATCCCTGCGGACAGCCGTTACATTACCCGGTTCATACGCAAGAACTTGAAGCTCTCGCCAGGGCCGGTTTCGTCGGCATAAAGCGTCACACCGGACTTGAGGCAAATGCTCAGGTTGGTATGCGTGGCCTCGGTGTCCTTCGGCAACAGGTGATCAACCCCGGCTCGTTCTTCCAGCAGCTCTGCTTCGGTGGCGACCAGCATGCTTTGCTGGAATTCGTTCAGGTCGATGCCTTGTACTATCTGGTAGCGACCGTAGTCACAACGTACCGGGAAGGAGTAATAGATACCCTTGGCGATGCCATAACTGCCATCGCTGGCGATCCCCATGCTGACGATCTGGCCCGGCTTGGTACCCAGTGCCCAGTCGTGCATATGGTCAACAATGGCCTGGGCCGCAGACGGCGCACTGGAAACGCCACGCTTGTCGAGAATCGCCGCGCCGCGTCGTTGCACGGCGGGCATATAGGTTTCGGTATACCAATCCATCGGAATCACCGGCATGGCCGGGCGACCGTACAGGGTTGACTGATACAGATCCGGGAACTGGGTGGTGCTGTGGTTACCCCAGATAATCACGCCGTCGATGTCTTTCGGGTTCACCCCGGTGTGGTTGGCCAGCAAGCCAACAGCGCGGTTCTGATCCAGACGCGTCAGGGTTGTGAACTGTGACGGGCTCAGTTTGGGGGCGTTACGGGCGGCCACCAGCGCGTTGGTATTGGCCGGGTTGCCGACAATCAGCGCCTTGACATCGCGGTTGGCGAAGTCATTCAGCGCCTTGCCTTGCTTGGCAAAAATGGCAGCATTTTTCTCCAGCAGGTCACTGCGTTCCATCCCCGGACGGCGCGGTGTAGCACCAATCAACAGGGCGTAGTGAACGTTGTTGAAACCTTCTTCGACGTTGTC from the Candidatus Thalassolituus haligoni genome contains:
- a CDS encoding LysR substrate-binding domain-containing protein; its protein translation is MTAKQLRAFLAVARTLSFAEASTQVHLSQPALSLAIKNLEDTLGGRLLSRTTRSVALTPEGQALLPIARRLMADWDNAEEQLQKRFALKLGQVAIAAMPSFAASLLPQALKVYRQRFPDVRVEVHDVVAEQVVSMVRSGRIEVGVSLSPDGASDLGFMPLFNDEFVAVLPPNSTLSATMPAQLPWARLLMEDFIALQRPSIVRLMLENRLAEHNMALNVAYDAHQLATVGRMVAAGLGVSAVPSLCRQQMEEMGAVCVPLQDPTIGREVGILVKKGHELSVAAQALVDVLGESLGQRG
- a CDS encoding amidase; this translates as MNETDSLNSAGLAATLRRIEAGECSAIDVINACFDRIETREPDVGAWQVRLSRTGYLHNYQARQDFYQQSLLKGLPVGIKDIIDTADMPTAMGSPIHQGRQPIEDATCVALIRAAGGIVLGKTVTTEFAYFRPGKTRNPHDLARTPGGSSSGSAAAVADAMVPVALGSQTAASVIRPAAYCGSVGYVGSRGEFSLRGGQPLAQSLDSLGLFARQVEDIQLLRAVLLRQSALAPQPALKPRRMLLCAGENVGDTAIDMNTALQQVAERLQQAGVDVIWLDAGTRLQQMVTHHGRIMAWEVCRNLVIESQQPELLSEPLQALMNDGLTMPRADYLTSLSAADSTRDWLWSQHDQVDAILAPAAPGVAPQGLEKTGAPHMSRPWQAMGLPVITLPGEVDRDGLPLGLQLIGRAREDDALLRLAAWFEQHIIR
- a CDS encoding malate dehydrogenase, whose protein sequence is MRRPIRIAVTGAAGSIASHLLFKIAAGEMFGKDQPVILQLIEIPQAMEVLLGLAMELEDCAFPLLHTITLHDNVEEGFNNVHYALLIGATPRRPGMERSDLLEKNAAIFAKQGKALNDFANRDVKALIVGNPANTNALVAARNAPKLSPSQFTTLTRLDQNRAVGLLANHTGVNPKDIDGVIIWGNHSTTQFPDLYQSTLYGRPAMPVIPMDWYTETYMPAVQRRGAAILDKRGVSSAPSAAQAIVDHMHDWALGTKPGQIVSMGIASDGSYGIAKGIYYSFPVRCDYGRYQIVQGIDLNEFQQSMLVATEAELLEERAGVDHLLPKDTEATHTNLSICLKSGVTLYADETGPGESFKFLRMNRVM